The window AGCAACCCCAACGTTCCATCGCCAGTGCATCTTCTTTTAATTTTTCAGCCTCTTCCTCTTCCTTAGCACGCACCGTATAGGTTCCAAATTTATAAATCGACTGTGGTGTTAACCCTAAATGCCCCATAACAGGAATTCCAGCGTTTAGAATACGTTTAATAGATTCCTTTACCTCGCGACCACCTTCTAGCTTCACCGTATGACCGCCGCTTTCTTTCATAATGCGTATGGCAGACCTCAGTGCTTCTTTGGGGTCGCTTTGATAACTACCGAAAGGTAAATCAACTACCACTAAGGCTCTCTCAGTACCACGCACGACGCTGCTGGCATGATAAATCATTTGGTCAAGTGTGATAGGCAAGGTCGTTTCATGTCCTGCCATCACGTTACTCGCACTGTCTCCTACTAGAATCACATCAATACCCGCACTGTCAATAATCTTAGCCATCGTATAATCATAAGCAGTGAGCATGCTTATTTTTTCCTTGTTCACTTTCATCTCTGTCAAGGATTTAACGGTAATGCGTTTGTATTCTTTTTTGGCTGTAGACATATCTTCGGTTTGTGCGGTAAAAATAGTAATATTAACTTAGGATCTAATTTGAAGGTTATGATGAAATATGCACTGTTATTTGTAGGGCTTATCGCTTTCGCGAAAGCGAACTCTCAAGAAGTTACATCAACCGCTAGCAGCATGGTACACTTACAGTCTCATCCTGCAGAAAAAGTTGTGGAGGACTTTTTTGAAAGTTTTCACGCTCAAGACACTACAGCATTGCGAGCATTTATGGCAGAAGGTGCCGCTCTCAAGTCCTTATCCATAAAAGGAGAGCAGCGTCAGGTTTCTTCAACTTCACTGGATCAATTTTTAACTTCCATCGCCTCCATTCCAGCGGGAGTGGACTTTCAAGAGGAAGTGACAGGAATCACCAGTTTAGGTAATGAATCTATCGCCAGTGTTCATGCTGATTATATTTTTCATCTAAATGGTAAGAAGACGCACACGGGTACCAATGTATTTACCGTGGTATGGAAAGAAAATAGGTGGTTAATTATCCAAATAACGGACACCCGAATCTATTAATTTACATCCAGCGCTGCTGCGAACTGATCACTCGATTGATGATGCTGTTTTTAAGAGCGCTTACTTCGGTTTCTTTAAAATAACGTAATCCACGAGATCCTGCAGCTGTATGCAGCTTAAAATGGATCTGCTGACGGCGTTTTAAAAATATACTGCGCCATTTTTCTAGTGCCTGCATCTTGAAAACCGGAGTAATAATGGTGCTGTGAAACAACCATCCAGATTGTAAAACTAGCAGCTCTTGATCTGCCTCAATCCTAGTGCATTGACCATCCCTATACGCTTGATAGGTGGTCCATAATAATATCAATATAGCTATAACAGTACCTATATAAATCTCAAAATAGGCAAAAACTGCAGCAGTGGCAATTAAAGGGATCGATAGAATATAGAAACTCAAGCGGGCATGGGATGAAGCAATGGATTGCAGCACCTCATGATCCTCTGTAAGACTATTTCCATGCATCAAATGCTGCAGCCTCAACACCATTGCTGGATTACAAGCAGGTACGTCGATACTCGTGGTTTTAGAACCTTCAGACTGGGCTTGATAGATCTTTGCTGTTTGGTAATTGAGCAAACGGCGCAACGGATTGCTATGAAACTCCAACAGCTGAATTTTATTTATAGGAATTTTGACCTCTCGTTTATTAAATAAACCCATTTGCGCCTCTAGATAATTTCCAGACTTGCGCAATTCAAAGCCGTAATACTTATTGAAAGTTCGAGCCAGGCTTACTAATAAAGAAACGACAATGAATAGTACTAAAGCAAAAAGCACTAAACTCAGGCTCGCATAACTGATCACGTCTTCCCATTCAAAATTTTCAAAAACATCACCGTAAAATCGTTCTACTACGTCTTTAATTTTATACCAAAAACCCACAACCACCCCAAGCGCAAGCAAGCCACTGCGCACGTGATTTTGAGTCATGGCGATCTTCAGTAGATCCGTAAATTCAAGAATTAATAAGGTATTCTGTTCCCTTTTATATGCCGTATGAGACGTGGCATCTTTTACATCTTGTTCTTCAGTAGCAATTTCTATATTAGATTCTCTAGAAATAGGCACCTGATCTTGAAGCAAGTTTTTGAAAGATGCCGCAAAAGCACCGTCCAAACCTGGAATCTCTAATTCTTTTGCTTTAGACCCAGCAGTCTCCACCTCAACAGATACCAATTGCAGAATGCGTTGTACTAAATTTTGCTGAATATTTACCGATTGAATGCGCTCTAGAGGTATCGCCTTGCGTTCTTTATTGAGAACACCCTGCTGGATGATGAGCTCGTCATCCTCGATGTGGAACGTAAAAAAATAATATTTCAAAACAGGCATCACCAGCCCCACCACTGCAAATAGAGCCGTCAAACCTATCATGACCCTTAAGTCTGTCCAATTCCCAATTCCAAAGATGGCGTAAAGAGCAAAAATCAACAGTGCTTTTACATTCTTGAGAACATAAAGCAAAATGCTCTTTTTACTTTGTCGAGTAGGAGTTGATAAATCAAGCATGTAGTGCTGTCTTACTTGAAATAAATTCTTTGAGCTTTAGCGCATCCTCTGGATCTAAACCAGATAAGCTTAGATCTGAAGCACTACCACCGGCAGTGTAAATTTCTAATTCACATAGTGTGAACAATCGATCAATGGGTCCATCCTTGATCTCGGTATGCTGGATGCGGTTAAATGGCACTGTAATTTCATGATGGAATACCCAACCATGTTTATAGGTAATATCATGCTCTCTCAATACATAACCGCGGACAAAGTATTCTTTATAAGAGAAAAATAAAGTAATCAATAAAAGTACAATCCAGGCTGCTAGACTGGCCCAAAAGATCCAAAGTGGATCTACCAAAAAAGCAATCACGATCACTCCTATTAGCAGTGGTATGAAAAACAAAACCTTAGCAATCAGCTTTTTATTCAAAAATCGCTTAGGATGTTTTTTGAAATCTGATTCTTCCACGGCGGGTAAGTCGCTTGCTAGTACCTGAACATTAGTCATATCACTTGTATTTGCTCAATATCTTGCCAAAATCTGGCTTAAAATAATCCGGACCCTTAAGAACCTTGCCGTCCTCCCTATAAATAGGCTCTCCATCAGCTCCTAACTTACTCATGTTTGATCGCTGAATCTCTTCAAAAACATCGGTAATGACTTCCTGCATACCGTGTTCTATAATAGTACCGCATAAGATGTACAACATGTCACCTAAGGCATCAGCGACCTCTATAAGATCATCATTTTTTGCAGCTTCTAGATATTCTTCATTTTCCTCTCGCATCAACTCATAACGCAATAATTTGCGTTCTAGAGAGATTTGAACAGTAGGCTCTTCTTGAATATTCAGTTTGAAGGCTTTGTGGAATTTTTGGACGGCATCAATGCTATTCTTCATGGGTAGTTGGTCATTTGTATCGTAATTTTACGAAAAAATCAGCACTATGTTATTGCCCCTGCCTTTATTAAAAGATCCTATGTTCTCACAAGGTCAGATCATCTTTGCTATAGTGTTCTTTGTCGCCTTTGTCATCTTGATCACGTTCATGTATGGAAAAGACAAATTACTACACCGCAAAAACTACAAGGGAGTGAAGTGGATTCTAGTGGGGTTTTTAGCTTTTTTCCTATTGTTGCTTGCGATAAAATTCGGGTTAAAGCAATAAATTTAAAGGTGACGGTATCATTCTGATAAGTTCGCTTTCGCGAAAGCGAACTAAAAACAACCCTCACAAATTCTCTGACTTTATTTCAAAAAAAAGAGGCCGATCTCTCGGCCTCTATTAAACTACAATCTACTCTACAAATTGTACTTAAATTGTATAATGTCTTTTTTAGATTTACTCCACATTCAAGTAAATGCTAGAGATTCCTGATACTGCTTGCTTCATTCTAGGAGACATATTGCCACCGTTAGAAAAGTTATCAAAAGCTAGAGCCATTCCACCGTTTGTACTACGCTCTGCTGCATAGAGTACTTTAGCTTTGTTATCGTACTCAAGATCAACTGGGTTACCCAACATGGTGTTTGCTCCAGTAATAGTTTTTACATCAGATGCATTGATAGAGCTGAAGGCATTCATACCACTGTAGATTACGGAGAAGTTATCGATTGTGTGAATTGCTCCATCACTATCGTTTAATGGGTTTCCTACATCTGCAAGAAACAATTTGTCTTCTACTTCATCATAAGTTACGCCTCTTAATGACTTTGCTCCTGTAACTCTAAAGATATCGTCTGCGGTTAATTCACCTGAAGTGTTAGAGAAAAAGTCATTGTAAACTGCGATTCTACCGCTGTTATCCATGGCTGCATAAAGTGTATTACCTCTTAGGAATATTCCCCAATGTTGATATCCAGTTTCATAGATATTTACAAGTCTTACAGAGTTAGGTGTGGACTCATAAACGTAGAACTTATTGCTTTCTCCAGGTCCAGCAGCATCAGATGATACAACTATGCGATTCCCTGAAACTGCAATATCTCTAGGGTTTTCAACTTGAACGTCAGATCTAAGTGAAGGCGCTAATGAAGCACCGTTTTCATTATTGTTTAAGTTTTCAAAAACCAACACATCTCTTTCAGATCTGGAGGCTTCAAATAAACAGTCGTTGATGGGATCATAATGAATACCATCACTATCACGACTTGCAGATTGAAAAGATTTGTTGGTGATCTCGTTCATGTCTGAAACATCAAACATGTTGATTTTACCTGAAGTATTACTTCCTGTAAAAAGGGTTGCTTTAGAAAGAGTTAGTGGAGCACTAGTGTCATCGATTCCTTCAGAATCAGTAGAACATGAAACAAATGCGAAAGCGCTAAAAAGTAATGCGGCGGGTAGAGTAAAATTTTTCATTGTAGAGTGTAATTGTTTAGATGCTTCAAATATGCAACGTATTCACACGTTTATCAAACATGTTTCATCGTTAAAGTGTAATGATTACGCCTTTACTACTGATATACAGTGTTTTAAAATTTTTACTAAATTTAGATCTACATGTTTTTAATCGGTTTAACGAGTTATTTATCGGTGTTTTGAATTATAGTAGCTTAAAAAGTATTTATAGATTATTGGTATGGATAGGTGCACCAAGTAACATGAGACGGGAAATAAGTGAGGTGAATCAATTATTGAAACGCTATAATTGATTCGTCAAACGTAAAAATGCTAGTGAGTTGGTGAGGTAACTTAATGATGAACGAGCGCCTCAATCGATATTTCGATTCACTTTTAGTTCTGTTGCGCATACCTTATAACAGAAACAGTAAGAGATGATAAATAGATATAATAAAAAAGAGGCCGATCTCTCGGCCTCCTCTAATCTACAATCTACTCTACAAATTGTAATCTTTATTTATTCCACATTTAAATGTATGCTAGATATTCCTGAAACGGACTGTTGCATCATTGGAGCAAAATCTCCTGCCTCGTCGAGTTTATTAAAGCCTAAAGCCATACCACCATTCGTGCTGCGCTCAGCTGCATAAAGTACTTTTCCTATAGTATCATACTCTAAAGCCACAGGATTGCCTAACATGCTTTTAGAACCACGTACTGTTTTTACGTCAACTGCTGCAAAACTACCGTAGGATCCCATCCCACTATATTTTACAGAGAAGTTTTTAATAGTATGGATAGCACCGTCACTGTCATCTAGTGGGTTCCCAACATCTGCTAAAAACAAAGTGTCTTCAAATTCATCATAAGTGATTCCTCTTAAGGATTGCGCACCTTCAACATTAACCACATCATCTGCGGTTAATACACCTGCTGGTTTATTGAAGAAGTCATTGTACACTGCGATGGAGTTACTGTTATCCATAGCGGCATATAAGCGATTTCCCTCGATAAAGATGCCCCAGTGCTGATAACCTGTTTCAAAAATCTTCACTAAACGTAAAGAGCTACCATTGGATTCGTATACATAAAATTTGTTGCTATCTCTTGGCTCTAAAGCGTCAGCAGAAACCACAATTCTATTTCCTGAGACTGCGATATCACGAGCGTTTTTCACTTCAACATCTGCTCTTAAGGATGGTGCTAGTGATGCTCCACTTTGCATGTTGTTGATATTTTCAAAAACCAGTACATTACTTTCAGATCTAGAGGCCTCAATGAGAGATCCGTTAATAGGATCAAATCTCAAACCACCACTATCCCTACTAGAAGATTGAAAAGACTTATTAGTGATATTCTTCATATCAGAAAGATCAAACATATTGATCTTTCCTGAGGTATTGCTTCCAGTAAACAAAGTCACCTTAGGACCATCAAATGCAATGCTAGTGTCATCAACACTTTCATTGTCTGTAGAACAAGATACCAATGCATAAGCACTTAAAAGGAATGCGGTAGGTAAAGTAAGTTTTTTCATGATGTAGAGGTTTTGATCGTTTTCAATGACCAAATATGCAATCATAAAATCAGCTTAACAAACACTAAAACACGATTAACGGTATTTTATATACATAATATTCTTATTTATAGTGTTTTACGTTTTTAGTTAATACTGCGTTAACTTGTTTTTAATCTTTTAAACGGGTGTTTCATCGATATTTAAACTGGTTTTTCTAGCTGTTATACCTATGTTCCTTGAATTATTTACTTAAAAATAAGACCGCAGCTTGTCTAAAAAAATGAGTAGAGAAAAACCTATGAGAGTTTATGTAATGAATTGCGCTTTCGCGAAAGCGCTATTCAAAAGCATCGATTGATCTCTTCAAAAAACTCAGAGTTGTTCCTATGAGCGGCTTAAAATGCCAACCTCACCCCTACTTTATAATTTCTTCCGCGGGTCTGGTAGCCAAATAGCTCCTGATAATCTGCATTCAATAAATTAGACACTCCCGCAAAAAAAGTAACTTGTTTCTTCTCTAATTTATAGGTCGCATCTAGGTCTACCAATTGATAACTATCTAATACCACAGCTTCACTGGCAAAGGTTTGACTGTTAAAAAAAGCATCTCCACGACCATCGTTGTATTGGTACCTGGCGGTTAGGAAGGTTCTAGGCAATACATTTACTCTAGCGGAAGCATTTATTTTATGTTTAGGAATGCGAACCAGTAAAGGCGCATTATCACGTTCAGTAAAAGAATAATTCCCGTTTACCTGAAGTATATCATTGAATAATGATGTTTGTGCCGTGACTTCTACACCTCTTGCGGTAAGTTCATTTTCCACGTTTTGATATTGGAACACAAAGTTCACCGGATCTATATTTGTAAATATCACTAGGTTTTCTTCTTTTCTATTAAAAAAGGTAACACCTAGACTAGAACTCTTGTAAAGGAATTCAACCCCTGTTTCTATGGTTCTGTTTTCTTCTGGCTGCAAATCTGCATTTCCAAAGGTGGAGTCAAACAATTGAAATAAAGATGGCGTGATATAAGCGGTGCTATAAGTCGCATATCCTTTCAAGATCGACTCTCCCACTTCTACAGAATAGGACGGGTTGATGCTGTATACAAATTGAGCATCATATTCACTGTGGTTGTTATACCGCAATCCAGCGTTCAAATTCAATCCAAAATCACTGAGGTAAACGGCATTAACATAAGGATCATAAATCTGAGCATTTGCCTGATCTGTGCTGATTTCTTGTTCAAAACTGGAACTCCCAGAGGGAATGGAAAAACTTTCAAATTGGTCTGTTCTAAAGTTAAAGCCGCCAATAGTTTTAAGTTCGTGACCTTCTTTGAATCCAAGTGTGTATTTATGATACAGATCTAAAGAATAACCATCTGCATTAAAAATACTAGGGAATCCACTGCGAGTATCTCGTTTGGTATGGGTGCTAACGTCGGTATAAACTATTTCTCCCTTATCTGAATAGTTCCAATTGACATTAGTTCCCCAGCGTATTTGTTTATTATAGGTTTCATTATCCCCATCAGTCAAATCAAAATTATCAAATTCTGCTTTGTATTCATCCAGACTGATGTAACTGGTCAGTTTAAAATTACGATCGTTGTCATAACCTATCCTACCTAGTAAGTTGATGCGGTTAAAAGCATCGGACTCGTTTGCCGGAGCATCCTCAGCCGCTTCTGCGGCGCTGAGTCCATCTGTAGATTGATGAGAAAAGCCTGCCGCATAAGTCAATCCATTAGATGCCCGGCCACTCGCATAGATATTTGTAGTAAACTCATCTACTCCATTGATACCAAGTTCTGAACTGGTGTTCGTCCCTAAAAACGAAGACAGGGTGACTTGAAGTTTCTTGCGAGCAGCTTCTTTAAGTTTGATATTAATGACCGCTGTACTGGCGTTAGCGCCATACAATGAACTGGAAGCTCCTTTCAAAATCTCTATTTCTTCTACCTGATCCAGGCTGATCAATCGTAAATCGAAATCACTAGCAATATTACTGGCATCATTTACTTGAGCGCCATCAATTAGAAATGAGACTTGTCTGTTATTCCCACCACGAATAAAATATCCTAAATTTTGTCCTGCATTACTGCGGGCTCCATTGATCTCAATACCCGCATATTGATTGAGCAGATCTGCAATGCTTGCAGCACTTTGCTTCTCAATGTCTTCCCTAGTAATCTTGATTACAGGTTTACCGCTATCCTTGCGTTTGATTTCAAACTTAGAATTTGCTGTGACCAGCACATCTTCTAGGTTGACTAATGTGGAGTCCGTTTGAGCTGAAACTATCATGCTGACGGCCAAAATACTTACTGAAATTATTTTTCTGATCATCGATCTGTTATAGATCGGGAGCGAGCGAGAAGATGGAATGCATGATCCTAAAAAAAGAGCATATCTAATTAGTATCCTACCACAGGACCATTCCATCGCATCACCTTTATCCCGAAGGTTTTACAATATAAATTGTTATGGCAGGTCTCCTGACTTGAATATCTTACGGCCTTCCCGATGACTCAGTGGCTTTTCATAAGATCCATTTTACAATGGCAGTGCGCTAGCACAGATTCTTTACAGTTGCGGGAACAGTTCTGGAGTTTCACCAGATTCCCTTTTAATACGACTTGTGGCTTTGAGATCTAATTTTAAAAGGTTTTCGCTTTCGCGAAAGCGTAATTACTAGTAACTCATTGCAACAAGGCATAACCTATAACAAGTCGCAAAAGTAGTAATTAAATATAACGGATCAAGTAGGGTAATAAAAAAAAGTAGTCTTGCCGTGTTACCGTCCTGTTTTACAAGATAAATTCTATTTTTGGAGCCTATGAAGAATATTGTTCTAGGCTGCTCACTTTTGATCATAGCCCTACTAGTTTCTTGCAAGAATGAACATCCCGCTGAGAGTTCTGCAGCAATAACAGTAATCGATACGCTGGAGGTCAAATATGCCAAAGGTTTTGATTTATTGGAAATTAACGACGGCTATAGGATACGTATTTTCAATCCCTGGCCTGGATCTAAAGACACTTTACAACTAGACGTGAATCGTCAGGCCACAGTAGGCGATGTACAGATACCTGTTCAGAAATTTATTGCTACTTCTACAACTCATATTCCGCCTCTTGTTTTATTAAAGGAAACCGATCGGTTAATCGGTTTTCCAGATACTGATTATATAAGCTCTCCAGTGATGCGCAAACGTATTGATGCAGGAAATGTGGAGGATCTGGGCTCTAATGAAACCGTCAACCTAGAACGCACGATATCTCTAGTGCCTGATCTGGTCATGGGCTATGGCATCGATGCTGACAATCCATTGTACCAGTCCATGATGGAATCAGGGATTCCTGTGCTGTATAATGCCGACTGGACCGAGGATCACCCACTAGGTCGCGCGGAATGGATTAAGGTATTTGGAGTATTGTTTGATAAGGAAAAAGAAGCTTACGAGATATTCAATAGGATAGAATCTGATTATCTAGCTGCTAAGGCTCGTGTGAAGGATCTAGAAAAACCTACGGTTATTGCAGGCGCCACCTGGAAAGATGTGTGGTATTTACCTTATGGGAATTCCTGGCAGGGAACTTTAATCAATGATGCTGGTGGGGATTACATCTATAAACATACAGAAGGCTCTGGATCCTTATCCTATAATCTAGAACGGGTACTTACAGATGCCCAACAAGCCGATTACTGGATCGCGCCTGGTCAATACACCTCCTATTCAAAAATGCTCGCAGACAACTTATCCTACCAGCGATTCAAGGCATTTCAAGAGCAACGACTGTACACTTTTGCTCTAGGGACGGGAGCTACGGGTGGTGTGATTTATTATGAAGAAGCATCCATGCGACCTGACCTTGTCTTAAAAGATCTTATTACCATTTTTCATGGGAACGCAACTAGTGATGCTCTCTACTTCTTTGATCCATTAACCGATTGAAAACCAAAACATACATAGCGCTAGTTGCATTACTCTTGCTTCTTTTTGTGGCAGACGTGGCATTGGGTTCTGTTTATATTTCCATACCTGACATTTGGGATGCCCTCGTGGGTTCTCCTGATACTACAGGTCATTACATTATTACGCAACTACGTTTGCCAAGAGCTGTTATGGCTGTTCTAACCGGCATTGGTCTCGCTATTTCTGGTATGCTCATGCAAACTTTGTTTAGGAATCCGCTGGCGGGCCCGTTTGTTTTAGGAATTTCTTCTGGTGCTGGATTAGGAGTTGCTATTTCTATTATGGGCGGTTCATTATTAGGGCTAGGAGTCTTGTCAGGGTTCGGGATCATTACTTCCAGTATTTTAGGAAGTCTGGCTGTTTTTTTATTGATTATTTTAATTTCAATGCGTATCAAAGACACGATGGGGCTGCTGATTATAGGTTTGATGGTGGGAAGTTTGAGTAGCGCAGTGGTAGGGATTTTACAATATTTCAGTCCTAGTGAGCAGTTAAGAAGGTATGTTTTCTGGGGATTGGGAAGTCTTTCCAGTTTATCGTGGGATGAATTAGCAATTATTACCGCCATTATATTCATCTCGCTCATCGGTTTGCTTTTCATCATTAAACCATTGAATGTCTTATTATTAGGAGAAACGTATGCCCGTAGTTTAGGTATCCCATTAAAACAAACGCGCTGGATCATTATTTCAATTACTTGTCTCCTGGCAGGATCCATTACCGCATTTGCAGGGCCTATTGCATTTATAGGACTCGCCGTACCTCATATCGCACGCATGCTGTTGCCTAGTATGGATCACAAAAAATTAATCCCGCTAGTCATGATCATAGGTGCTTCACTCCTACTGGCTTGCGATATTGTCGCACAGATCCCATTCTCAAACTACTCCTTACCCATTAACGCAGTCACTTCCTTAGTGGGCGCACCACTGGTCATCTGGCTCATCGTTAAAAAAAGATACCTTAGATTCTGATGCTCGTATTGCAAGATGTACATATAGGTTATGAAAATGAAGCCATTGCTCGATGTGTGGGTCATATCGCTTTCGCGAAAGCGAAATTCATCGCCATCATAGGTGCTAACGGGACAGGAAAATCAACCTTGTTGAGATGTATGGCAAGCGGTGAACACCTTTTAAAAGGAAGCGTATCGCTCAACGGGAAAGCCATTGCTCAAATCCCATTAGAAAATTTATCCAAGGATATCGCCATTCTCACAACAGATCGTGCCATCAGCAAATCCATTACTGTAATGCAGTTGCTAGAAATAAGCCGGGCGCCGTATACTAACTTTTTAGGACGCTTGACCGCTGAGGATGAACTTGTCATCCACACTGTTGTAGCTGATTTTGAACTGAAAGACTTACAATACCGGCAATTATCCACCTTAAGTGATGGACAGCTACAACGAGCCTTGATCGCTCGTGCCCTAGTGCAACAAACGGATTACATCCTGATGGATGAACCTACCAATCATCTAGACATTCACCATAAGGCGGAATTACTGATAAAACTGAAAAATCACTGCAAGGTGCATGGGAAAACTATTTTGTTCTCTACCCATGAGATTGCTATGGCCACTTCCCTAGCAGATCAAGTTCTTTATTTTAACGAGGAATACATCAGGTTCAAAAGTGCAGAAGAGTTTAAAAAGAAGAACATCTTGCAGCAATTATTTCCATCTCCTTTTCTTTCATGGAATGATGGTCAATATACTTTAAAGGATTCCAACTTGTAAATGTGGATAACTGCTCCAAGAGAATTTTAGATCGCCCAGCTTCACTTTGTAACTTTACACTAAATCAATTTTTATGACGGCAGATGTGTTTGCGGTAGTGATGCTGATCGCAGGATTAGCAGTGGGAGCTCTAGCGGGCTGGTTTTTTGCCAAAAGTAAATTCTCTTCTCCACTTCAATTTCTAGAGAATGAAAAAGAACGTTTATCCCTTCTTGTGGAAGATGGTAAACAAATTACTAGAGAACGTGACGAATTGCGCAATTCTCAAAGCGCCTTGCATGCGGAGATCAGTCAGAAAAAAGAAACTTTAGAAGACTTGCGCAGCAGACTTTCCAAAACTGAAGAGAATTATACCACGCTCAATCAAGATAAAGAAAACCTAAGTGTTCAACTTGCCCAGATGCGTACCATTCATGAAAAAGCGGAAGAAAAATACAGCGAGTCTCAGGCCGAACTTGAAAAGCTGAATGAGAAGTTCACCAAAGAATTTGAGAATCTAGCCAACAAAATCCTTGATGAGAAAAGCACCAAGTTCACCACTCAAAATAAACTCAACATTGAACAGATTTTGAATCCGCTGCAAGAGAAGATCAAAAGTTTTGAAAAACGTGTGGAAGACACACATAAGGATACAATTGATCGTCAAAGTTCCTTACGACAGCAAATTATAGGCTTGAAGGAATTAAATGAGCAAATGAGTAAGGAGACCAGCAACCTTACTAAAGCTTTGAAAGGAGACTCAAAGATGCGCGGGAACTGGGGAGAACTAGTTCTAGAACGAGTTCTTGAAAAGTCAGGTCTTGAAAAAGGCTCTGAATATGAAGTACAACAAAGCGTGCGAACTGAGGAAGGCAAGATGTATTATCCTGATGTGGTCGTTCATTTACCAGGTGGCAATAAAATGGTGATTGATTCTAAAGTGTCGCTTAACGCCTATGAACGTTGGGTCAATGAGGAAGATGAAGCCCAACAAACTCAATTTTTGAAAGCTCATGTGATGGCTTTACGCAAACACGTGAATGACTTATCAGAAAAGAACTATCATGAGCTTTATGCTATGGACAGCCCAGACTTCGTGTTGCTATTTGTTCCTATTGAACCTGCTTTTGCAGCAGCACTGAACTTTGACTCTACGGTTTATACAGATGCATTTGAAAAGAATATTGTGATTGTTACACCTACAACATTACTAGCGACCTTGCGCACCATTGATACCATGTGGCAAAACGAGAAGCAGCAGAAGAATGCGTTAGACATTGCTAAAGCTGCTGGCTCGCTCTATGATAAATTCGTAGGTCTTAC of the Nonlabens marinus S1-08 genome contains:
- a CDS encoding ABC transporter substrate-binding protein, with amino-acid sequence MKNIVLGCSLLIIALLVSCKNEHPAESSAAITVIDTLEVKYAKGFDLLEINDGYRIRIFNPWPGSKDTLQLDVNRQATVGDVQIPVQKFIATSTTHIPPLVLLKETDRLIGFPDTDYISSPVMRKRIDAGNVEDLGSNETVNLERTISLVPDLVMGYGIDADNPLYQSMMESGIPVLYNADWTEDHPLGRAEWIKVFGVLFDKEKEAYEIFNRIESDYLAAKARVKDLEKPTVIAGATWKDVWYLPYGNSWQGTLINDAGGDYIYKHTEGSGSLSYNLERVLTDAQQADYWIAPGQYTSYSKMLADNLSYQRFKAFQEQRLYTFALGTGATGGVIYYEEASMRPDLVLKDLITIFHGNATSDALYFFDPLTD
- the rmuC gene encoding DNA recombination protein RmuC; its protein translation is MTADVFAVVMLIAGLAVGALAGWFFAKSKFSSPLQFLENEKERLSLLVEDGKQITRERDELRNSQSALHAEISQKKETLEDLRSRLSKTEENYTTLNQDKENLSVQLAQMRTIHEKAEEKYSESQAELEKLNEKFTKEFENLANKILDEKSTKFTTQNKLNIEQILNPLQEKIKSFEKRVEDTHKDTIDRQSSLRQQIIGLKELNEQMSKETSNLTKALKGDSKMRGNWGELVLERVLEKSGLEKGSEYEVQQSVRTEEGKMYYPDVVVHLPGGNKMVIDSKVSLNAYERWVNEEDEAQQTQFLKAHVMALRKHVNDLSEKNYHELYAMDSPDFVLLFVPIEPAFAAALNFDSTVYTDAFEKNIVIVTPTTLLATLRTIDTMWQNEKQQKNALDIAKAAGSLYDKFVGLTDDLIKVGQQMDTVQKTYKSSMNKLSEGSGNLIGRVERLKKLGAKANKAVNEKLVRRAVDNDPDYLELDSSDDTEE
- a CDS encoding TonB-dependent receptor plug domain-containing protein, producing MIRKIISVSILAVSMIVSAQTDSTLVNLEDVLVTANSKFEIKRKDSGKPVIKITREDIEKQSAASIADLLNQYAGIEINGARSNAGQNLGYFIRGGNNRQVSFLIDGAQVNDASNIASDFDLRLISLDQVEEIEILKGASSSLYGANASTAVINIKLKEAARKKLQVTLSSFLGTNTSSELGINGVDEFTTNIYASGRASNGLTYAAGFSHQSTDGLSAAEAAEDAPANESDAFNRINLLGRIGYDNDRNFKLTSYISLDEYKAEFDNFDLTDGDNETYNKQIRWGTNVNWNYSDKGEIVYTDVSTHTKRDTRSGFPSIFNADGYSLDLYHKYTLGFKEGHELKTIGGFNFRTDQFESFSIPSGSSSFEQEISTDQANAQIYDPYVNAVYLSDFGLNLNAGLRYNNHSEYDAQFVYSINPSYSVEVGESILKGYATYSTAYITPSLFQLFDSTFGNADLQPEENRTIETGVEFLYKSSSLGVTFFNRKEENLVIFTNIDPVNFVFQYQNVENELTARGVEVTAQTSLFNDILQVNGNYSFTERDNAPLLVRIPKHKINASARVNVLPRTFLTARYQYNDGRGDAFFNSQTFASEAVVLDSYQLVDLDATYKLEKKQVTFFAGVSNLLNADYQELFGYQTRGRNYKVGVRLAF
- a CDS encoding FecCD family ABC transporter permease; translated protein: MKTKTYIALVALLLLLFVADVALGSVYISIPDIWDALVGSPDTTGHYIITQLRLPRAVMAVLTGIGLAISGMLMQTLFRNPLAGPFVLGISSGAGLGVAISIMGGSLLGLGVLSGFGIITSSILGSLAVFLLIILISMRIKDTMGLLIIGLMVGSLSSAVVGILQYFSPSEQLRRYVFWGLGSLSSLSWDELAIITAIIFISLIGLLFIIKPLNVLLLGETYARSLGIPLKQTRWIIISITCLLAGSITAFAGPIAFIGLAVPHIARMLLPSMDHKKLIPLVMIIGASLLLACDIVAQIPFSNYSLPINAVTSLVGAPLVIWLIVKKRYLRF